The Alteriqipengyuania halimionae genome contains a region encoding:
- the gcvPA gene encoding aminomethyl-transferring glycine dehydrogenase subunit GcvPA has translation MRYLPLTDDNRREMLGVIGTDSVDDLFVDVPAEARLTGDIEGLPKYASELAVERHMARLAAKNIAAGNVPFFLGAGAYRHHVPASVDHLIQRGEFLTAYTPYQPEIAQGTLQVLFEFQTQVARLFGTDLANASLYDGSTACWEAITMAGRVTRRSRAVLAHGLHPHYVSTAQTMAKFTKDELFAGAPDLDASCEEDAIIAQIDDTTSCVVVQYPDILGRIPDLAKIAEAAHDKGALLVAVVTEPVALGLIEAPGALGADIVVGEGQSLGVGLNFGGPYLGLFGCREKYVRQMPGRLCGETVDADGKRGFVLTLSTREQHIRREKATSNICTNSGLCALAFSIHMTLLGGTGLEKLARINHSRARLAAQRLSEIEGVSVLNTAFVNEFTLVLPSDARVAVRELADRRVLGGVSLGRLYPDEDALANGLVVAVTETCSAEDIEAFATTLEAVLQGEAA, from the coding sequence ATGCGTTACCTGCCACTGACCGACGACAACCGCCGCGAGATGCTCGGCGTGATCGGCACGGACAGCGTCGACGACCTGTTCGTCGACGTGCCCGCTGAAGCACGCCTGACCGGCGATATCGAGGGATTGCCCAAGTACGCCAGCGAGCTCGCCGTCGAACGCCACATGGCGCGGCTGGCGGCCAAGAACATCGCGGCGGGTAACGTGCCGTTCTTCCTCGGCGCAGGGGCCTATCGGCACCACGTTCCGGCCTCGGTCGATCACCTGATCCAGCGCGGCGAGTTCCTGACCGCCTACACGCCGTATCAGCCCGAAATCGCTCAGGGCACGTTGCAGGTGCTGTTCGAATTCCAGACTCAGGTCGCGCGACTGTTCGGTACCGATCTCGCCAATGCATCGCTCTACGACGGATCGACCGCCTGCTGGGAAGCGATCACGATGGCGGGCCGCGTAACGCGCCGGTCGCGTGCGGTGCTCGCCCACGGTCTGCACCCGCATTACGTCTCGACCGCGCAGACCATGGCGAAGTTCACCAAGGACGAACTGTTCGCCGGTGCGCCCGATCTCGACGCGAGCTGTGAGGAAGACGCGATCATTGCGCAAATCGACGACACGACGTCGTGCGTCGTGGTGCAGTACCCGGACATCCTCGGCCGTATTCCCGATCTCGCAAAGATTGCCGAGGCGGCGCATGACAAGGGTGCGCTACTGGTGGCGGTTGTTACCGAGCCGGTCGCACTTGGCCTGATCGAGGCCCCGGGCGCGCTGGGTGCCGATATCGTGGTGGGCGAAGGGCAATCGCTCGGCGTCGGTCTCAATTTCGGCGGTCCGTATCTGGGCCTGTTCGGTTGCCGCGAAAAGTATGTTCGCCAGATGCCGGGGCGGCTGTGCGGCGAAACCGTCGATGCCGATGGCAAGCGGGGCTTCGTGCTGACGCTCTCGACCCGCGAACAGCATATCCGGCGCGAGAAGGCGACGTCGAATATCTGCACCAATTCAGGTCTTTGTGCACTGGCCTTCAGCATTCACATGACCCTGCTGGGCGGGACCGGACTGGAGAAGCTCGCCCGCATCAACCATTCACGTGCGCGGTTGGCTGCACAGCGGCTAAGCGAGATCGAAGGGGTGTCGGTACTCAACACCGCCTTCGTCAACGAGTTCACCCTCGTCCTGCCTTCAGACGCGCGTGTTGCGGTGCGTGAATTGGCCGACCGCCGTGTGTTGGGCGGCGTTTCGCTGGGTCGCCTCTACCCGGACGAGGATGCGCTGGCGAACGGCCTTGTCGTCGCCGTCACCGAGACCTGCTCGGCCGAGGATATCGAGGCATTCGCCACCACGCTCGAAGCTGTCCTGCAAGGAGAAGCGGCATGA
- the gcvPB gene encoding aminomethyl-transferring glycine dehydrogenase subunit GcvPB: protein MNAPNASGWKPAMGDGSGIAAPTSSGDAALMLEEKLIFELAGCATTGVDFDEEAGDIDPALGKFARKQAPQLPGLSEPETVRHYTRLSRQNYAIDLGPFPLGSCTMKHNPRLNEKVARMPGFADVHPLQPVDTVQGALEVINELAFWLIELTGMYGVAMSPKAGAHGELCGILCIRAALEAKGDAREVILVPESAHGTNPATAAFAGYKVEAIPATSEGRVDLDKLKERLGPDVAGVMITNPNTCGLFERDMKAISDAVHAAGGYVYCDGANFNAIVGKVRPGDLGVDAMHINLHKTFSTPHGGGGPGSGPVVLSEALAPYGPLPFTARMEDGTVHLVEEESLKAFDHAKSFGRMAAFHGQMGMFTRALAYILSHGADGLRQVAEDSVLNANYVLRRLEATLDAPYAASGPCMHEALFCDEGLAEGFSTLDIAKGLIDEGFHPMTVYFPLVVHGAMLIEPTETESKDGLDRLIDSLQHVVERAKAGDEALHGAPYYAPRRRLDETQAARKPVLVWKGEPGVSRIPTPSEVGDR from the coding sequence ATGAACGCCCCCAATGCATCCGGATGGAAGCCTGCCATGGGTGACGGCAGCGGCATCGCCGCCCCGACCAGCAGCGGCGATGCCGCGCTGATGCTCGAGGAAAAGCTGATTTTCGAACTCGCGGGCTGCGCCACGACAGGCGTCGATTTCGACGAAGAGGCCGGCGATATCGATCCAGCGCTCGGCAAGTTCGCGCGCAAGCAGGCACCGCAACTGCCCGGCCTCAGCGAGCCCGAAACGGTGCGTCACTACACCCGCCTCAGCCGCCAGAACTACGCGATCGACCTCGGGCCGTTCCCGCTGGGGAGCTGCACCATGAAGCACAATCCGCGCCTCAACGAGAAGGTCGCGCGGATGCCCGGTTTCGCCGATGTCCACCCGCTGCAGCCGGTGGATACGGTGCAGGGCGCGCTGGAAGTCATCAACGAGTTGGCGTTCTGGCTGATCGAGCTGACCGGCATGTATGGCGTCGCAATGAGCCCCAAGGCCGGTGCGCATGGCGAGTTGTGCGGGATCCTGTGCATCCGCGCCGCACTCGAAGCGAAGGGCGATGCGCGTGAAGTCATTCTCGTGCCCGAAAGCGCGCACGGCACCAATCCCGCCACCGCCGCCTTTGCGGGCTACAAGGTCGAAGCGATCCCGGCGACGAGCGAGGGTCGCGTCGATCTGGACAAGCTCAAGGAACGGCTGGGTCCCGATGTCGCGGGCGTGATGATCACCAATCCCAACACGTGCGGCCTGTTCGAGCGCGACATGAAGGCGATCTCGGATGCGGTGCATGCGGCGGGCGGCTACGTGTATTGCGACGGAGCCAATTTCAACGCCATCGTGGGCAAGGTCCGCCCCGGCGACCTTGGTGTCGATGCGATGCACATCAACCTGCACAAGACGTTCTCCACGCCGCATGGCGGGGGCGGGCCTGGTTCCGGCCCGGTGGTGCTTTCCGAAGCCCTGGCTCCCTATGGCCCGCTGCCCTTCACCGCGCGGATGGAGGACGGCACGGTTCATCTCGTCGAGGAAGAGAGCCTCAAGGCATTCGACCACGCGAAGAGCTTCGGCCGGATGGCGGCATTCCACGGCCAGATGGGCATGTTTACCCGTGCGCTCGCCTATATCCTCAGCCATGGGGCGGACGGACTGCGCCAGGTGGCCGAGGACAGCGTGCTCAATGCGAACTACGTGTTGCGCCGCCTCGAGGCCACGCTCGATGCGCCCTATGCGGCGAGCGGGCCGTGCATGCACGAGGCGCTGTTCTGCGATGAAGGACTGGCGGAAGGCTTCTCGACCCTCGATATCGCCAAGGGGCTGATCGACGAAGGCTTCCACCCGATGACGGTGTATTTCCCGCTGGTCGTCCACGGTGCGATGCTGATCGAGCCCACCGAAACCGAGAGCAAGGACGGGCTCGATCGCCTGATCGACAGCTTGCAGCATGTGGTCGAGCGCGCGAAGGCAGGCGATGAAGCGCTCCATGGTGCGCCATATTACGCACCGCGCCGCCGCCTCGACGAGACGCAAGCGGCGAGGAAGCCGGTTCTGGTGTGGAAGGGTGAACCGGGCGTGTCGCGTATCCCGACGCCGAGCGAAGTGGGAGACCGCTAG
- a CDS encoding ABA4-like family protein: MWDTLFGLTNGIALAAWAVLLFGPRTKRMRAAILLIPIAVLCALYAVMLIGLTAGLFDPVGNAGGMSELVRNYSVDGLMALFQSRGGIVVGWTHYLAFDLMVGWWIAGDADSRGIPRWSQLGVLLATFLAGPLGLGLYLFYRATRPEVANADH; the protein is encoded by the coding sequence ATGTGGGATACGCTGTTCGGCCTGACCAATGGGATCGCACTGGCGGCTTGGGCGGTGTTGCTGTTCGGCCCGCGCACCAAGAGAATGCGCGCGGCGATCCTGCTTATCCCGATCGCGGTGCTGTGCGCACTTTATGCGGTGATGCTGATCGGCCTCACAGCCGGCCTGTTCGATCCGGTCGGCAATGCGGGCGGGATGAGCGAACTGGTGCGCAATTATTCGGTCGACGGTCTTATGGCGCTGTTCCAGTCGCGCGGAGGCATCGTCGTCGGCTGGACGCACTACCTCGCCTTCGACCTGATGGTGGGGTGGTGGATCGCCGGTGATGCCGACAGCCGTGGCATTCCGCGCTGGTCGCAACTTGGCGTCCTGCTGGCGACGTTCCTTGCCGGTCCGCTCGGCCTGGGGCTTTACCTTTTCTATCGTGCTACTCGCCCCGAGGTCGCCAATGCCGATCATTGA